The proteins below come from a single Dehalococcoidia bacterium genomic window:
- the tsaB gene encoding tRNA (adenosine(37)-N6)-threonylcarbamoyltransferase complex dimerization subunit type 1 TsaB, with translation MELAIDTATDTASVTVSREGRPIAEISWLAGQNHTVNLMPNALRLFELIGEELNKIDAVFISLGPGSYNGLRAGLSAAKGLALSLDIKLVGIGTLEIEAYPHADTGLPVCVIQNAGRGEIASAAFRTGDDGWQKTVDENITTLDALCKTIGEKTIICGQFFAFPKNQPDPADFIAERLGELAVIRETNLRRAGFLAELGWKRLERGGVDDIATLQPLYLRRPSITKPREKK, from the coding sequence GTGGAACTGGCGATAGACACCGCAACCGATACCGCCTCCGTAACCGTATCGCGCGAAGGCAGGCCGATAGCTGAGATAAGCTGGCTCGCGGGCCAGAACCATACGGTCAACCTGATGCCTAACGCATTGCGCTTATTCGAGCTCATAGGCGAAGAATTAAATAAGATCGACGCGGTATTTATATCGCTGGGGCCGGGCAGCTACAACGGCCTTCGCGCCGGGCTCAGCGCGGCCAAGGGATTGGCGCTGTCGCTCGACATTAAGCTCGTCGGTATCGGCACGCTGGAGATCGAGGCTTATCCCCACGCCGACACCGGCCTGCCGGTATGCGTGATACAGAACGCCGGGCGCGGCGAGATAGCCTCGGCCGCATTTCGTACAGGCGACGACGGATGGCAAAAAACGGTCGATGAAAATATAACGACCCTCGATGCGCTGTGCAAAACCATCGGCGAGAAAACGATTATATGCGGACAATTTTTCGCATTCCCCAAGAATCAACCGGACCCGGCGGACTTCATAGCCGAACGCCTCGGCGAGCTGGCCGTTATACGCGAAACCAATTTGCGACGCGCCGGATTCCTTGCCGAACTGGGCTGGAAACGATTGGAACGCGGCGGGGTCGATGACATAGCAACACTGCAACCTTTATACTTGAGACGACCGTCTATAACTAAACCGAGAGAGAAAAAATGA
- a CDS encoding PaaI family thioesterase, protein MSIWKKASPQDLKELPLCFACGKDNAIGLRLKFRQEGDKAVAEFQPNGMHQGWPQVMHGGLTCTLLDEAIGYAVTYSGFYVVTAKLEVHYRKPAPVDRRLLISAWVKSHSKRTVEGSGEIRLEDGTLIAEGTATMHIIYNTD, encoded by the coding sequence ATGAGCATCTGGAAAAAGGCTTCTCCGCAAGACCTCAAGGAGCTTCCGCTGTGTTTTGCCTGCGGCAAGGATAACGCCATCGGGCTGCGCTTGAAGTTCCGTCAGGAAGGAGATAAAGCGGTGGCGGAATTCCAACCGAACGGGATGCATCAGGGCTGGCCCCAGGTCATGCACGGCGGTCTTACATGCACCTTGCTGGATGAAGCGATAGGCTACGCGGTGACATACAGCGGATTCTATGTAGTGACCGCCAAACTGGAAGTACACTACAGGAAACCGGCCCCTGTGGACCGGCGGCTGCTCATCAGCGCATGGGTCAAATCCCACAGCAAGCGCACCGTTGAAGGCTCGGGCGAAATAAGGCTGGAGGACGGCACGCTCATCGCCGAGGGAACTGCAACGATGCATATTATCTACAATACAGATTAA
- a CDS encoding PaaI family thioesterase, whose amino-acid sequence MSIWEEIAAQDVKETPLCFACGKDNPFGLKLKFHNEDGKAIAEFVPGKNYQGWPNVAHAGITCTMLDEAIGYAAHYEGIYIVTTKLNMRLIKPTMIGRKFIICGEARRVNEKKAEGYSTIKMEDGTLIADAKAEMHIIMT is encoded by the coding sequence ATGAGTATCTGGGAAGAAATCGCGGCGCAGGATGTTAAGGAGACTCCGTTATGCTTCGCCTGCGGCAAGGATAATCCCTTTGGACTGAAACTCAAGTTCCACAACGAGGACGGCAAGGCGATAGCGGAGTTCGTGCCGGGCAAGAACTACCAGGGATGGCCAAACGTGGCGCACGCCGGCATCACGTGCACTATGCTCGATGAAGCGATAGGCTACGCCGCGCACTACGAAGGAATATATATTGTGACGACCAAGCTGAATATGAGGCTGATCAAGCCCACCATGATAGGCCGGAAGTTCATTATATGCGGCGAAGCCAGACGGGTAAACGAAAAGAAAGCGGAAGGTTACAGCACTATTAAGATGGAGGACGGCACGCTGATAGCGGATGCCAAGGCCGAGATGCATATCATCATGACATGA